A section of the Pseudanabaena mucicola str. Chao 1806 genome encodes:
- a CDS encoding FGGY-family carbohydrate kinase, with amino-acid sequence MNYFLGIDFGTSGVRAIAIDTKAEIVAINRADYEIRDCDSWQKALYEVIENIPQSVKQNIRKIVIDGTSATVLISDRGGKVIRSPIIYSEVCNLEISEQVRKIAPFQHLVCSSTSSFAKLISLLRNEQSRSDFMYFLHQADWLSYLLHGKLGVSDYHNALKLGYDPAALTYPDWLKAWSLENPNLVLPEILAPSTTVAIIQEEIATQLGLPHDCEIGAGTTDSNAAFLACVETSEPEIGTAVTSLGSTMVLKVLSDRPVNSSTYGIYSHRFDHPKLGCLWLVGGASNVGGAALRQFFSDQELQELSDRLIPDLPSPLDYYPLPKIGDRFPINDPHLVPRLEPRPDDPVAFLHGLLESMARIEVQGYKLLQELGASSIQQIYTAGGGAQNQAWTKIRDRYLQIPMQKSVQTEAAYGAALLAKIPL; translated from the coding sequence ATGAATTATTTTTTAGGGATTGATTTTGGGACTTCAGGAGTACGAGCGATCGCGATTGATACAAAAGCTGAAATCGTTGCTATCAATCGCGCTGACTATGAAATTAGGGATTGCGATTCATGGCAAAAAGCCCTTTATGAGGTTATTGAGAACATACCGCAGTCTGTCAAACAAAATATCCGCAAAATAGTCATTGATGGCACTTCGGCAACAGTTTTAATTAGCGATCGCGGTGGCAAAGTAATTAGATCACCGATAATTTACAGTGAGGTCTGCAACCTCGAAATCTCAGAGCAGGTAAGAAAGATTGCACCATTTCAGCATTTAGTTTGTAGCAGCACTTCAAGTTTCGCCAAATTAATCTCTTTGCTTAGAAATGAACAGTCGAGATCTGATTTTATGTATTTCCTGCATCAAGCAGACTGGCTGAGTTATTTACTACATGGCAAGTTAGGCGTGAGTGACTATCACAATGCTCTGAAGTTAGGTTACGATCCCGCAGCATTAACTTATCCTGATTGGCTTAAGGCTTGGAGCTTAGAAAATCCTAATTTAGTCTTGCCAGAGATACTAGCACCTAGTACAACTGTGGCAATAATTCAAGAAGAAATCGCTACGCAATTAGGTTTGCCGCATGACTGTGAAATTGGCGCAGGCACAACTGATAGCAATGCCGCTTTTTTAGCTTGTGTGGAAACAAGCGAACCTGAGATCGGCACAGCCGTGACATCCCTTGGTTCAACGATGGTTCTTAAAGTTTTAAGCGATCGCCCTGTTAACAGCTCCACCTATGGCATCTATAGCCATCGATTTGATCATCCTAAGTTAGGCTGTCTATGGCTTGTAGGTGGAGCATCAAATGTGGGTGGGGCAGCATTGCGACAGTTTTTTAGTGATCAGGAATTGCAAGAACTCAGCGATCGCCTTATTCCCGATCTTCCTAGTCCCCTTGATTATTATCCTTTACCGAAAATAGGCGATCGTTTTCCGATTAATGATCCGCATCTCGTCCCAAGATTAGAACCACGCCCCGATGATCCCGTAGCATTTTTGCATGGGCTATTGGAAAGCATGGCAAGAATCGAGGTGCAAGGCTATAAACTTCTGCAAGAGTTAGGTGCTTCATCCATTCAACAAATTTATACCGCAGGTGGTGGGGCGCAAAATCAAGCATGGACAAAAATTCGCGATCGCTATCTTCAGATCCCGATGCAAAAGTCTGTACAAACCGAAGCGGCTTATGGTGCGGCGTTATTGGCTAAAATACCTTTATGA
- a CDS encoding DUF3119 family protein, translating to MTTSNPFIDPKIASQATELSPSYSIPAVLVTAGIPLIWVEPIAAGVVSIFGLFLAYQAATIRLVFTETDLEVYRSQEKFRTFPYQEWQDWKVFWFRFPVLFYFKEIKSIHFLPVLFDVNILRTCLEKYIPLSKS from the coding sequence ATGACTACTTCAAATCCATTTATTGATCCCAAGATTGCATCACAGGCTACAGAACTAAGTCCAAGCTATTCAATACCTGCTGTACTAGTAACAGCAGGTATACCATTAATTTGGGTAGAACCAATTGCTGCTGGAGTGGTTTCAATTTTTGGATTGTTTTTAGCTTACCAAGCAGCGACCATCCGTTTAGTATTTACGGAAACAGATTTAGAGGTTTATCGATCGCAAGAAAAATTCCGTACTTTTCCCTATCAAGAATGGCAAGACTGGAAAGTATTTTGGTTTAGATTTCCAGTTTTATTCTATTTTAAAGAGATAAAAAGTATTCATTTCTTACCTGTTTTATTTGATGTAAATATCCTGAGAACTTGTTTGGAAAAATATATTCCTTTGAGCAAATCTTAA
- a CDS encoding HEAT repeat domain-containing protein, producing MSETIENLREQLATDDIGLRMKAIHASRSLPMYERFGLLVIAATDSNARVRYDAVSQIGTVGTVDLEKSLEVLSDRLRVDAEIDVRAAAAASLGSLQLSQAFDLLKNAYETTNDWMLQFSIVAAIGELGAPQGLDFLTQALQSSNDLVKIAAIGSLGDLGNPEAIPLLLPLIDDPDWQVRHRVSQSLAHIGGDEAKTALAKLANDPVAQVAESVQSLLNSV from the coding sequence GTGAGCGAAACCATTGAAAATTTAAGAGAGCAACTGGCTACGGATGACATCGGTCTGCGGATGAAAGCAATCCATGCTAGTCGCTCTCTTCCCATGTATGAGCGATTTGGTTTATTAGTTATTGCCGCGACCGATTCCAATGCCCGTGTTCGTTATGATGCCGTTAGCCAAATTGGTACAGTTGGTACGGTTGATTTAGAAAAATCTTTAGAAGTTTTAAGTGATCGCCTACGAGTTGATGCCGAAATAGATGTTCGTGCGGCGGCGGCGGCTTCCCTTGGCTCACTACAACTTAGCCAAGCCTTTGACCTTCTCAAAAATGCCTACGAGACTACTAATGATTGGATGCTGCAATTTAGTATCGTGGCAGCGATCGGTGAACTAGGCGCACCTCAGGGCTTAGACTTTCTGACACAAGCTTTGCAAAGCTCTAATGATCTTGTCAAAATTGCAGCGATCGGCTCTCTTGGAGATCTAGGTAATCCTGAAGCTATACCTCTACTATTACCTCTCATTGATGATCCTGATTGGCAAGTACGACACCGTGTATCTCAGTCCTTAGCTCATATTGGTGGCGATGAAGCCAAGACAGCTTTAGCAAAACTTGCCAATGATCCAGTAGCTCAAGTAGCTGAATCAGTGCAGTCTTTGCTGAACTCAGTTTAA
- a CDS encoding DUF29 domain-containing protein codes for MTVLYDQDYGLWAEQMADLLLAGRFGELDIENLVEEVRDLSKRERDRLLSSMRLIVHHLLKWDYQPHRRSRSWQITIQCERLHIIRYLKDSPSLKRYLNDEWLNETYVVASLNARKETDLEFPANCPYSVEDVLERPINLD; via the coding sequence ATGACTGTACTATATGATCAGGATTATGGACTCTGGGCTGAACAGATGGCTGATTTGTTGTTGGCGGGGCGGTTCGGCGAGTTGGATATCGAGAATTTGGTGGAAGAGGTACGTGATTTGTCCAAGCGAGAACGCGATCGCTTATTGAGTAGTATGCGATTGATTGTGCATCATTTACTTAAGTGGGATTATCAACCACATCGCAGATCAAGGAGTTGGCAAATAACGATTCAATGCGAACGACTTCATATCATTCGTTATCTGAAAGATAGCCCAAGCCTTAAACGGTATCTAAACGATGAGTGGTTAAATGAAACTTATGTGGTAGCCAGTTTAAATGCACGAAAAGAAACAGATTTAGAGTTTCCAGCCAATTGTCCTTACTCTGTTGAGGATGTATTGGAACGCCCAATAAATTTAGACTGA
- a CDS encoding iron uptake porin, producing the protein MSKFSKNNQSLVTPVVISAAVAASTMLSGAANAQSASVDQLQLRPSAVAQNVTSVSQLSDVKPTDWAFTALQSLVERYGCIAGYPDRTFRGKQATSRYEFAAGLNACLDKINEIISAGLADKVSKEDLATLQKLQEEFAAELATLRGRVDALDAKVTKLEAQQFSTTTKLRGEAIFGLVAGTDGVATAPGVDRTNVVFNYRVRLNLDTSFTGKDLLRTRLQASNTANFNNLANDNSTRLSYDGVAAANTNVFELNRLFYRFPIGDNFTAYIAPIGQTEDVLNPLNPLESDSQGTISRFGRFSPLIRIASNGGTSGLAVAGFDWKLSDKVNFQAAYSASNAAAATGAGGVTGGDTKIAAQFVLKPAENLTFGLGYANAYTNSGFSTGVAANFTGLGTGLNSDVTALGTPAGSGIKSDTVVGSLIWDITKKFTFNTWGSWTFANFTAGSATLTSWNAALSAKDLFNEGDLAAITFGQPLFTSSVSGIPASPSTPYQLEALYRFRVSKNISITPGVFFVFNQGSNTANGTATVGVIRTTFSF; encoded by the coding sequence ATGTCTAAGTTTTCTAAGAATAACCAAAGCTTAGTTACTCCCGTAGTAATTTCGGCTGCTGTTGCTGCATCCACAATGCTTAGTGGTGCTGCTAACGCGCAATCTGCTTCCGTTGACCAACTACAGTTGCGTCCCAGTGCTGTAGCTCAAAACGTTACTTCAGTATCTCAACTCAGCGATGTTAAGCCTACCGATTGGGCTTTCACCGCATTGCAATCCTTGGTAGAGCGTTATGGTTGTATCGCTGGCTACCCTGATCGTACTTTCCGTGGTAAACAAGCAACCAGCCGCTATGAGTTTGCTGCTGGCTTAAATGCTTGCTTGGACAAAATCAATGAAATCATCTCCGCAGGACTAGCTGACAAGGTAAGCAAAGAAGATCTCGCTACCTTGCAAAAGCTTCAAGAAGAGTTTGCTGCTGAACTTGCAACCCTTCGCGGTCGTGTAGATGCTCTTGACGCTAAAGTCACCAAGCTCGAAGCTCAACAGTTCTCCACCACCACCAAACTACGCGGCGAAGCAATCTTCGGTCTAGTTGCTGGTACTGACGGTGTTGCAACTGCTCCTGGCGTTGACAGAACCAATGTCGTTTTCAACTATCGTGTTCGTCTCAACCTTGACACTAGCTTTACTGGTAAGGACTTGTTGAGAACCCGTTTGCAAGCAAGTAATACTGCTAACTTCAACAACTTGGCTAACGATAACAGCACTCGTCTTTCCTACGATGGTGTTGCCGCAGCCAATACCAATGTGTTTGAACTTAACCGCTTGTTCTACAGATTCCCAATTGGTGACAACTTCACTGCTTACATTGCTCCAATTGGACAAACTGAGGATGTCCTTAACCCCCTCAATCCTCTAGAAAGTGATTCCCAAGGTACGATCTCTCGCTTTGGTCGCTTCAGCCCCCTAATCCGTATCGCATCTAATGGTGGTACTAGTGGTTTGGCAGTTGCTGGTTTTGACTGGAAGCTTTCTGATAAAGTTAACTTCCAAGCTGCTTACAGCGCATCTAATGCTGCTGCTGCAACAGGTGCTGGTGGCGTAACTGGTGGTGATACCAAGATTGCTGCACAGTTTGTTCTCAAGCCTGCTGAAAACTTGACTTTTGGTCTTGGTTACGCAAATGCTTACACTAATAGTGGCTTCTCTACTGGTGTTGCTGCGAACTTCACTGGTCTTGGAACTGGTCTAAACAGTGATGTTACTGCACTCGGAACACCAGCAGGCTCTGGTATTAAGAGCGATACCGTTGTTGGTAGCTTGATTTGGGATATCACCAAGAAGTTTACCTTCAACACTTGGGGTTCTTGGACTTTTGCTAACTTCACTGCTGGTTCTGCAACTCTCACTAGCTGGAATGCAGCTCTCTCTGCTAAGGACTTGTTTAACGAAGGTGACCTAGCTGCCATTACTTTTGGTCAGCCTCTTTTCACAAGCAGTGTGAGCGGAATTCCTGCTAGCCCTAGCACACCTTACCAACTTGAAGCGCTATATCGCTTCCGTGTTTCTAAGAATATCAGCATCACCCCTGGTGTATTCTTTGTATTCAACCAAGGTAGCAACACCGCTAACGGTACTGCAACTGTTGGTGTAATCCGTACCACTTTCTCCTTCTAG